The window ACTGATCTTGATATTTATTAACGTTTTCTGTAAAGTGGTCAATTTTCACCATGATTAGCAAAGAAGAATGCTGAATGGTTATTTTTGATCCAAAATAACGCAATTTTGCTTGCAAGGCAATCGGGTGATAGGCCTCTCTTCCCATAATAATATTTCTCAGGAAATCTTGACGCAAGATTTGTAGATTGTCTCTTTTCTCGATTTCTAATGTTTTTAAGTTGCGTATGACTTTATCGATGGGATCGAAAAGTTTACGCGATGTGAAGAACGAAACAAGTAAACCCGCAAGAAGTAAGCTCAAGCTGATATAAATTGTTTTCGTTCTCATGCTCTTAATTTCTTTCGTGATGATGGAATAAGGTGTCGTACGCACATATCGCCAACCTAATGAATCCGGCGCAGTGTATGAAATCAACGACTTGGTGTTTTCAACAGTGTCTACTAGGTACCCAGGAGAAGAAGCATTGGCAATGATGTCTTTAATATAATTTTTGTTCGAGTAATCGCTTAATACGGGATTAGAACCATCTGTCGAAAGAAGAATGCCGTCCTTGTTAATAATAAATTCGCTGCTGGAACGGCTGTTTGCTACGTTTTTTAGGGATTTGTTAATGAACGATTCCGAGATGTTTACAATTACTGCGGAGTTTAAGGATTTATTTATATTAATCGCATCATAGCACAGATAAGAATAAATACCGACTTTAGAGACCGTAAGTTGATCGTTGCCAACTGGATTAAATGTTCTGGGAACAGGTAGAAAAGGCATGTAATCCTGAAAATGGTCCAAAATATCGACCATGCCTTGATCGCCTAGTGTGGATTTAGTTTGAATACCACTTTGAAAATTGTTGGCGCTGACGTAGAAAAGATCTGATTTGCCGTTATACACATAGATGGAATCAATAAATGGCATCGCGAAGCGATAATTGTTCAACTGTTGCATGGCGTTGGTTATATCATAAATATCAGGTTTATCGTAAAACAACAGCTTGGAGATGACAAAATCCCTGTAAATTTGAAAGGAGAAGGAGGTTGCAGTCTCTGTTACTTTGAGAATTTCCTGGCTTGTCTGCATCAGGCTATTTGAGTCGGATTCATACACTTGCTTTAGCGCAATATTATCGAAATTAAAATAAAGAATGGTAGAGGATACAAGCAGAGTGATGACAATAGATAAAATGATACTCAGTAGTATATTTCGATATACGTTTTTGTTGTCCTGAGTGCGCTGCATCATGAGACAATACCCCCTTGTTCGTAGGAAAAGTATATCGTACCTATTTTACACTTGCAATGGAACCAGATGAGCCGGAAGGCGGAAAAAGCACTGAAAAATCCGGAAAATCCATGAATGTTTAAAATGTACATACGTAAATAAGGGGCTTTTACTGCAAATTATTCATATTTGGTATCACATCTTCACTAGCGCGGAAGTTTTTGAAGTGTATATAATTCGAGCATGACATCAAACAGATCAACATTCAAAAATAGGCAGGGAGGCTTCGCAGCATGTTACGAAAGAATGGATTCTTGTACGAGTTAAACAAAAACAAAATTTTGTTTCTCATGATAGCGCCAACATTAGTATTCTTTTTCATTAATTCTTATGTGCCGATGGTTGGGATCTACTTCGCTTTTACCAGATTCGATTTTAATGGCGGGTTATTCGGAAGTCCATTTGTGGGATTAGAAAACTTTAAATTCCTATGGAAGTCGGGAGCGCTATGGGGACTGACGAGAAATACGGTAGCTTATAACCTTGCTTTTATTTTATTTGTCAATGGCGCAGCAATCTTTTGTGCGATTATGTTAAGTGAAATGAAAGGGAAGGCATTTAAGAAGATCACGCAATCCGTCATGTTTTTACCTTACTTCATATCGTTTGTTTTATTGAATGCTATTGCATATAACTTGTTTAATTTTGACACGGGCTTTGTGAATACCACGCTAAAGTCATTGGGTTCGAATCCGATGGATATTTATAACACGCCGACAGCCTGGATTTTCCTTTTGGTCATTTTCTATGTGTGGAAAAACTTGGGCTATACGATGGTCATCTACCTCGCTACCATTACAGGCATTAGCGATGAATATTACGAAGCCGCGAAAATCGATGGCGCGAATATATTTCAACGGATTTGGTACATTACGGTGCCAATGCTAAAGCCAACCTTTATCATATTACTCCTGTTTTCATTGGGAAGTATTATGAAAGGTCAATTCGATCTCTTTTATCAGCTCATTGGAAACAACGGGATCTTGTACAATACAACGGATATTCTGGATACTTACGTATTTCGTTCACTAAAAGTAACATTCGATATCGGGATGGCGACTTCAGCCGGATTGTTTCAGTCCTTCTTCGGTTTTGTCTTGATAATGACAGTGAACTATTTCATTAAAAAATCAAATGAAGAGTATGCGCTTTTCTAGGAGGGTTCCAGTGAAATCTAACAGTATTGATTCTGTCGCGTTTAATATTATTGCTTATCTAATTATCATA is drawn from Paenibacillus sp. V4I7 and contains these coding sequences:
- a CDS encoding helix-turn-helix domain-containing protein translates to MMQRTQDNKNVYRNILLSIILSIVITLLVSSTILYFNFDNIALKQVYESDSNSLMQTSQEILKVTETATSFSFQIYRDFVISKLLFYDKPDIYDITNAMQQLNNYRFAMPFIDSIYVYNGKSDLFYVSANNFQSGIQTKSTLGDQGMVDILDHFQDYMPFLPVPRTFNPVGNDQLTVSKVGIYSYLCYDAININKSLNSAVIVNISESFINKSLKNVANSRSSSEFIINKDGILLSTDGSNPVLSDYSNKNYIKDIIANASSPGYLVDTVENTKSLISYTAPDSLGWRYVRTTPYSIITKEIKSMRTKTIYISLSLLLAGLLVSFFTSRKLFDPIDKVIRNLKTLEIEKRDNLQILRQDFLRNIIMGREAYHPIALQAKLRYFGSKITIQHSSLLIMVKIDHFTENVNKYQDQFKLLRYAVMNICTEISSPLFQAEAIDMGDDHILLLLTAQESDFEWDHDAFMAILHKMQTSIADYIKLSVSITISPLQDNAGPCIHLYKQLLEASYHRLFRGHGCIIWSEEIMGYRAKEYKFPTQKEKQLVDCLMTGDSAEAETIYTDIINETAEYPYSVVHLAISHLTLRVNNVLNTINKNNALALPLYLDTTIASLNQVETIEEINFQFYQLFEHLHKKIDEKRSSKHVDLIKKMNDIIERDYGNQNLSINSIADELDMSPIYISRLYKQHTMVALIDLIQDVRMNKSKELLIHSSLSVAEIAEKTGFTSDSYFYRKFKKYNSITPNDFRKQYNRNSEVLTND
- a CDS encoding sugar ABC transporter permease, with protein sequence MLRKNGFLYELNKNKILFLMIAPTLVFFFINSYVPMVGIYFAFTRFDFNGGLFGSPFVGLENFKFLWKSGALWGLTRNTVAYNLAFILFVNGAAIFCAIMLSEMKGKAFKKITQSVMFLPYFISFVLLNAIAYNLFNFDTGFVNTTLKSLGSNPMDIYNTPTAWIFLLVIFYVWKNLGYTMVIYLATITGISDEYYEAAKIDGANIFQRIWYITVPMLKPTFIILLLFSLGSIMKGQFDLFYQLIGNNGILYNTTDILDTYVFRSLKVTFDIGMATSAGLFQSFFGFVLIMTVNYFIKKSNEEYALF